The Prochlorococcus marinus XMU1404 region CTAATAGTGGACTATTTAGTAAATTATTTGGTAAAGAATCTTAATGACTTTTTTAAAGTATTTGGATCTGAAATCTGTTCCATGTCCTTTAAATGTCGTCAAGATTAAATTGGCTTTAGAGAAGTTATCCAAAAATGAACAACTTATTGTTGAATTAGATAAAGGTGAACCAGAAGAAATGGTATTAAAAAATTTAAAAGAGATGGGATGTTTCTATGAACAAATCAATGAATATGAAAAATTCTTAAAAATAAAAATACTGAATGAAAACTAATAGTAAACATTTAGGTTTAGTTACGAAAAAATTTAATGAATTTTTCTTTGTTGACCTAAAAAATAAAGAAAACTTTGGAAATAGCGAAAGATTTTTATGTAAGGTAAGAAAGTCTATAAATTTCAAAGATCAATTTATTTATGTTGGAGATGAAGTAGAAATTGATAATATTGATTTAACAAGCAAACGGGCAGTAATATCAAGTCTAAAAAAAAGACAAAATTTATTAAAAAGACCATCAGTTGCAAATATTTCTAACATTTATATTACTTTTTCAGTTGAAGAGCCAAAGTTAAATTTATCTCAAGTTAATAGGTTTTTGATATCAGCAGAATCTATGGGGGTAGAAGTGTCATTAGTTTTGACAAAGTGTGATTTAATATCAGACAAAAAACAGATTTTTTTACTTGATAAATTCAAGAAATGGGGTTATCAAGCAATTATTTTAAATTTATATAAATCTGATCACTTTGAAGATTTATTTGCTCAGTTAAAGAAAAAAAAGTGTTCGATTTTTATGGGCCCATCAGGTGTTGGTAAAACTACTTTGCTTAACAAGATAATTCCAGGTCTTCAAAATAGTACTGCTCCAGTTTCCAATAAAATTAAGAGAGGGAAAAACACTACTCGAAATGTTGAGTTATTTTCCATATCTAATCAAAGTTATATTGTTGATACACCAGGTTTTAATATGCAACCTCTAGAGGTTGATATTAAGATGATACCAAATCTTTATTCGGAAATATATAAACAAGTAATCGATGAAGGAATTAGGTGTAAATTTCGGGACTGCTTACATTTGAATGATGAGGGCTGTAATTTAAATAAATCTTTTGAAAGATATTCTTTTTATAAAGAAATGATCGAGTCTTCTAAGAGTCACTATTATCAAAACCTGGAAGATTAAGATTTAATCCACCAGTTAAATCATTCATTCTTTCTTTCATAGTGGTAGTAGATAATTCATGAGCTTTTTGAATGGCTTGTAATATGTTTTGCTCAATTTTTTCTTTATTTGAATTTAAAATATTTTCTTGCACTTCCACCTTTAAAGGAACTTGGTTCCCACTTATCCAGACTTTTACCATTTCATCATCACTTTCCCCTTCAATCTCCATATTTTCAAGTTCATCTTGTAATTTTTGAGCATCTTGTTGTATTTGTTTAGCTTTTTTAAAAGCTTCTGTAAGTTGTCCAAAGTTAGGAAGTCCAAAACCCGCCATTTTAAAAAAAGTTTCTTTAATTAGGATAGTCAAAACCAATCATTCTTACTTCCGGTTGTAGATAAATTCCTTTTTTTTGTAGTACTTTTTGTTGAATTACAGTTATTAATTCATAAATATCTCTTGAACTTGCTGAAGAATTGTTAATTATAAAATTTGAATGCATTGTAGAAATTTCTGCTCCCCCAATTTTAAATCCCCTCAAACCCATATCATCAATTAATTTCGCTGCATAATTATTTTCAGGATTTTTAAAAACACTACCAAAACTTGGTAGATGATATGGTTGCGTTTCCGTTTTTAATTTAAGGTTATTTTTGGTTGTTTGAATTAATTGTTCTAGATTCCCATTAGGTTCAAAATGTAGCTTTGCACTAATAATTGTCAAATCATTATTTTGAAAAGAGCTAAATCTATACTCAAAAGTGATATCTTTTTTTTCAATTTGAAGTTCTTCATTAGTTTTATTATTTATAACTTTTACGGAAATAAGATTTTTTGCTAGAGATATATTACCTGTACCAGCATTCATATAAATTGCCCCTCCTAATGTTCCTGGAATTCCGACAGCCCATTCACCTCCTTGCAATCCATTTTTAGCAAGAGCATTAGATAATGTTGGAAGCATAACTCCTGCTTCTGCCTCAACAATTCCTGAAGATGGCTCTATCTTTAATGACTTCATTTTTTTTGT contains the following coding sequences:
- the murB gene encoding UDP-N-acetylmuramate dehydrogenase, producing the protein MNKKIFSENCNLSCYTTIKVGGVAEYFAEPRNLEEFSYLIKWANFNKQRCQIIGAGSNLLINNIFIKGLVICTKKMKSLKIEPSSGIVEAEAGVMLPTLSNALAKNGLQGGEWAVGIPGTLGGAIYMNAGTGNISLAKNLISVKVINNKTNEELQIEKKDITFEYRFSSFQNNDLTIISAKLHFEPNGNLEQLIQTTKNNLKLKTETQPYHLPSFGSVFKNPENNYAAKLIDDMGLRGFKIGGAEISTMHSNFIINNSSASSRDIYELITVIQQKVLQKKGIYLQPEVRMIGFDYPN
- a CDS encoding sulfurtransferase TusA family protein; amino-acid sequence: MTFLKYLDLKSVPCPLNVVKIKLALEKLSKNEQLIVELDKGEPEEMVLKNLKEMGCFYEQINEYEKFLKIKILNEN
- a CDS encoding YbaB/EbfC family nucleoid-associated protein, whose amino-acid sequence is MAGFGLPNFGQLTEAFKKAKQIQQDAQKLQDELENMEIEGESDDEMVKVWISGNQVPLKVEVQENILNSNKEKIEQNILQAIQKAHELSTTTMKERMNDLTGGLNLNLPGFDNSDS
- the rsgA gene encoding ribosome small subunit-dependent GTPase A yields the protein MKTNSKHLGLVTKKFNEFFFVDLKNKENFGNSERFLCKVRKSINFKDQFIYVGDEVEIDNIDLTSKRAVISSLKKRQNLLKRPSVANISNIYITFSVEEPKLNLSQVNRFLISAESMGVEVSLVLTKCDLISDKKQIFLLDKFKKWGYQAIILNLYKSDHFEDLFAQLKKKKCSIFMGPSGVGKTTLLNKIIPGLQNSTAPVSNKIKRGKNTTRNVELFSISNQSYIVDTPGFNMQPLEVDIKMIPNLYSEIYKQVIDEGIRCKFRDCLHLNDEGCNLNKSFERYSFYKEMIESSKSHYYQNLED